The Nostoc cf. commune SO-36 genomic sequence TGTGCGATCATCGCATTGTGGCAAAACAGGCTCAATTTGCTTTGTAAAAAGCACCTCAAACCAAAACTTAGATCCTTTCCCCATCTCACTTTCTACCCCAATTACTCCTCCCATTAAAGTCACCAGTTGTTTACAGATGGCTAATCCTAAGCCAGTACCACCATACTTGCGAGTTGTAGAAGCATCGACTTGGGTAAATGGCATAAATAGTTTGCGTTGGTCTTCAGGGCTAATGCCAAGACCTGTATCTGTGATCGCAAAATGGATTGTGGCTGTATTGGAGGAAAGCGATCGCAATTCGGCTTGCACTAATATTTCACCAGCGCTGGTGAACTTGATAGCGTTGCTGATTAAGTTCATGAGAATTTGCCGCAGTCTACCATTATCTCCTTTGAGTTGCGTGGGGACGTTATGCTCAATTAGTGCAGCAATTTCTAATCCCTTGTTATGGGCTGAGGAAGCTAATAATTCCACCACTTCTTCTACACAAGTGGATAGGTCAAAATCTAGAGTTTCGAGAGCCATCTCTCCAGCCTCAAGTTTGGAAAGATCCAAAATCTCGTTGATTAAACTTAAAAGAGCATCTCCACTAATGCGAATTGTTTCTATAAAATCTCGCTGTTCTGGGTCTAAGGGAGTATCTAACACTAAACTAGTCATCCCCAATACAGCGTTCATCGGAGTGCGAATTTCATGACTTATATTTGCCAAAAAGGCACTTTTAGTCTGAGAAGCTAATTCGGCTTGGCGACGGGCTATTTCAAGTTCTTGTCGCTGACGAGTTTCTGCTGCTAATAGGTGAGCTTGGGCTAAGGCAATACCTACTTGATCGGCTATTTGCCGCAAAAGATGAGTTTCAAAACTAGACCAATGGTGGGAATCGTCACACTGATGAACTATCAGCAAACCGCGAACTTCTTCTTTGACAAGAATGGGCACAACCAAATTTACTTTGACCCCAAACTGTTGCATTAATTCCAGATAGCTTTGTTCGACTTCCAGCAGATCCAAGTTAGCCAACTCTAAAATCTGTCCTTGACGGTACTGCTGTAAATAGTGTTGTTGTAGATATTCTGCTTGGAAGTAGGGGGGGGTAATGTTTTGCTCTTTAATTGCTGGTAAGCCAGAAACTACTGCTTCAATGACGGTGGTTGCAGACTCATCTGGCAAAAGCTGATAGATTAAAACTCGGTCAGTCTGGAGAATCTTTTGTACCTCCTCGACAGTGGTTTGAAGAATTTCTTCGATTTGCAAAGACTGGCGAATTTTGAGGGTGATTTCGGTAAATAGTTGCGATCGCAAGTTTTGGCGTTGTATTTCTTCTTCAGCTTGTTTACGCTGGATAAATTGCCCCACTTGCTCACCGATATAATTCATCGTTTTTACTAAATCTTCGTCAAGCTGCTGGATTTCACAATTGAAGCAGGTAATAACACCAAGGATTTTATTACCACTGCGGATTGGAAAACCAAAAGCTGCATGTAGTCCTACTTGAGCCGAAATTTGAAAATTAGGGTAATTAATATCTTTAACGATATCAGCGATCCAAACAGGTTCACAACTCGCCCAAACCCGTCCAGGCAATCCGATTCCTGGCGCAAAGGTGGTTTGCCGCTTCAGTGATTTAAACTCTTCTTGCATCTCAAGGGATGCTTTATGCCAGATATCGAGCAAACGCAGCACATTCACTTGCTCATCGACCATCCAAATTTCACCCAAATCCCATCCCAAACTCTCGCAGATCCCTTGCAAGATTTGGCGAGTAGCTTCGCTCGTCGTGGCAGACTCAGCTAAGACGCGGGTGTGTAGCATATTGTGCAGTTAAATGCTTTTGGGCGCGTTTGCGTAAGCGAAGCTCGTCGGAGACATCGGTGATATCAGTGCCAGTAACAACAATGTATTCAATACAATCTTCATAGTCTTTGAGAATAGTGTTTGACCAAGCGATTAGCCGCCGACTACCATTCTTCATTAGCCAATAATTTTCGTACTCATTGGGGAGTTGATCAGTTACCAATTGCTCAAAAACTGCTTTGACCGGCTCCACCTCTTCAGGAAAGTAGGAGCAAGTTCCAGAAACTATCTACCTCTCACCTCATCGAAGGAGTAACCTGTTGTTTGTTCACAAGCTTGATTGAAACGAACAATTTGCCCTTGAGAATCGAGAACTATCACTAAGGCGCTGGTTGTATCCAATACTGCTGAGATAAAATTGCGTTCTTGGTTTAAGGCTTCTTCTGTTCTCTTACGCTCAATAAACTCACGAATAGATCAAGTAGTAGACTACAGCAAGAACAATAAAACTTAAGCTTATGGCGATCGCAAGTGCCAGAATTGTGTTCCGATTGCTAGCCTTTTTTGCTTGTGACTGCTGCTGAAGTCTTTCCCCTTTCCTCGTTTTCCATCTCATTGATCATCTTGCGGATATCACCCATGAGATTTTGTTCATTATTTCTCATTAGTACTTGCAACGCCATCTCTAATCCCTTGTCTTGGCGCAAGTCGATAGCCTGTTTTAGTTGAGCAAGTTTAGCTGTTATAAGAAATTCAAGCGTTGCAATCTGCTTTTGTTGGTTTGGTTGATTTGCTGTTAACCTCTTCAGGTTAGCAATTTCTTGCTTGACGTTAATAAGTGCTACTTTATACGGTTTTAGATAAAGTTTTTTTTCAGTGAAAACGTAACTACTTTGTGCAATTTCAGCATCTTTTATTTGGGATAGTAGTTTTTCTACACTGTTAATTTTTTTATAAGTATTTTTTACTGTAGTAGTGCGATTATTAGTAGATTTTCTTATATTTTGATCAGAAACCACGCCAATCAAAACTAAAATTGCCGAAGCCAAACCAAAACCTGCTACTATCTTTTTTAAAAATTGCTTGCGTACCTTTTGCGACTGTTTACTTTTCTTAGTAACAAGTACCAAATTTGCTAAATTCCGGCGCAATTCTAGTTGCTTGATGGCTTGACGACCTAAATTTTGTAATGCCTCCACTTGTTCTGGAGTAAGTTCTCGTGGTACATAATCAATTACACACAATGTTCCTAGCGTGTATCCCTCAGGGTTAATCAGAGGTACACTGGCATAAAACCGAATATATGGGTCAGATGTTACCAGTGGGTTGGTAGCAAACCGTTCGTCATCTGTTGTATCAGGTACAACAAAAACATCAGGCTGGAGAATAGCATGGGCACAGAATGCAAAATCTCGGTGTGTTTGTAGGACATGGAAACCGACTTTTGACTTAAACCACTGGCGATTTGTATCAATTAAGCTAATTAAAGCAACAGGAGTCTGACAAATATAGGAGGCTAAACGGGTGAGGTCATCAAAGGCGGCTTCAGATGGTGTATCGAGAATCTTATATTGCAAAAGCGCCTCAATTCTCTGGGCTTCGTTATCAGGTAATGGTGCTTTCATCCTTAAGCCTTATCTACATTCTGGGGTTGGGGAAGGTGTGCCCCCTCTGGGAATAAGGGGTAATGGGGACTGGGGATTGGAAGTTAGGGAGAATTATTAAAAAAGAAGTCCTTATTTTGTTTCCTCCTATTCCTCAGCACCCATTAACCAGTACCCACATCAACAAACTTACTTTAATTAATGGCAATAGTTTAGTTAAAAGCGTTAGCGTAATTTCACTGAGTTCGACGTTATTAAAGAATCAGTCAAATGATTAAGTCTGTGTTGTATTTTTTGTGGGCTAGTTTATTTGAAATCGGGGGTGGCTACCTGATATGGTTGTGGTTGCGTGAAGGTAAGCCGTTCTGGTGGGGCATATTAGGGGGAATTGCTAAAGAATTAAAATATTCTCGCTTTAAAACTCCACCCATGAAGGGATGGAGTATTCTGACTCCTGACTCCTGTTTATATTTTTTTTGACAAAGAACTTTTATATTATTCCCTTTTAAACAGGTAATAACCTTACGCAAAGTTGGAGTTTTTTTTAGTAGTAAATCTGCGATCGCCAGCCATACGGATATCTACGGATTTATGCGGAAGATATCAAAAGAATTCATGGCATATTTGTGCAAATTCACTGATAATTCTTGGCAGTAATTTAGAATAATTGTCAATTTTCAGAAGTATCTATAATTTGTAACAATAGGTAACTAAAAATTCAGACTGTTATCGCGCTTGAATAAAATATTTTTCTTCAAAATAAAAGATGTAGCCATTGCATCTTTACACCGTTATTTGCATCTTGGCAACTACAATCAGGATTATATTTTTGTTAACATTTCAAGAAAATTCAGGTTAAGTAACTTTAAAGACAAAAATGTCTAACTAAAAGTAATCAAATGTAGTCAAGTATACAAACCATTGACGCTTAGGAAGAAGAAGTGTTGAAGAAAGTTGTGATAATTGGGGCTATGACCCTACTGTTTTTGGCAGGGCCGTTGATGGGCGAAAGCATTGCCCAAACCCCGACTGCTGCTGTGCCTGCTGCTGATACTGGAGATACAGCATTTATGCTGATTTCAGCAGCGCTTGTGCTATTAATGACACCAGGATTGGCGTTCTTTTATGGTGGATTTGTGCGATCGCGCAATATCCTAAACACATTGATGATGAGCTTTGTGTTAATGGCGATCGTGGGAGTTACCTGGATTCTGTGGGGCTATAGTCTCTCTTTTGCGCCAGGGTTGCCGTTCATCGGTGGATTACAATGGTTCGGGTTGAATGGTGTCGGGTTTGAGATAACCGATTATCTCAAAGGGTCAAACCCACCGGAAGTTGTCTCTTATGCCGGAACCATACCCCACCAGGCATTCATGATCTACCAAGCCATGTTTGCCATTATCACCCCAGCCTTAATTTCTGGAGCGATCGCAGAACGGATGAGTTTCCGTGCCTATTCGCTGTTTGTCCTACTGTGGTCAACTTTTATTTACGCTCCCCTGGCCCACATGGTTTGGGCAAAAGGTGGATTTTTAGGTTTGTATGGTGGATTGGGTGCCCTCGATTTTGCCGGTGGTACAGTCGTTCACATTAGTTCTGGCGTTTCAGCCCTGGTAGCAGCGATCGTCCTTGGGCCCCGGAAAACCCATCCTGATCGTCTTAGCCCGCCGCACAATGTCCCCTTTATTTTGCTGGGTGCTGGGTTGCTATGGTTTGGTTGGTTCGGCTTCAATGCTGGCAGTGCCCTATCTGTTGCTAGTGGAACTTCTGGTAACTTAGTCACAAATGTGGCAACAACAGCCTTTGTTGCCACCAATACGGCGGCGGCGGCGGGTGCATTGATGTGGCTAATTTTGGAAGGGGTTTTACGTGGTAAACCAACAGCCGTAGGAGCAGCTACAGGAGCCGTTGCTGGTTTGGTGGGCATTACTCCCGCCGCCGGATTTGTTACACCGCTATCAGCGATTTTAATTGGTTTCATCACCGCTTTTGTTTGCTTCTATGCTGTGAGTTTCAAGCACAAGCTACAAATTGACGATGCTTTAGATACCTATCCCGTGCATGGCGTTGGTGGTACAGTGGGGGCAATTTTAACCGCAATCTTTGCCACAACTCAAGTCAACGGAGCAGGTAAAGACGGAGTACTGCGTGGTAATTTTGGTGAATTGGGAGTTGAACTAGCAGCAATTGCCATTGCTTATGCGATCGCAGGTGTTGGTACATGGATTATTCTCAAGGTTATCGATGCTACAGTCGGGCTACGAGTCAAAGAGGAAGCTGAATTGCAAGGTTTGGATATCAACGAACACGGCGAAGAAGGTTACAATTCGGAGTTTGGCGATCGTCCCACTTAGTAAAGAGTGCTGAGTCCTTCAATTTTGGATTTTAGATTTTTCTTTCAATCCAAAATCCTAAATTCAAAATCCAAAATTGGGCTGATTTGCGATCGCTAGCGTTAAAATTTGATTCAAATAATTGGTAAATTTCGCTAGTTGTGTCTACTTCTTTTAAAACCTTTCCTATCTGGGCATTTTTTTCGCTGTTAACCAACGGCATCCTAATGTTGGCGGTCATTCTGCTAATTTGGCAACAGCAGAGATTGGCCGCTTTTTTTGGGATAATAACATCCCCAGAGCCAATCAACCTGAACAGTTCACCCCAAATTGCTACACCTGATTTGGGTCGCCGTCACCAACTCACTTACCAAGAGTGGGTAGACATCCTCAAACAAGAAGCCAAGGTCGCCGCAGACCAACGTCCTCCGCATTTAACTATTCTGGCGGGAGATTCTCTGAGTTTGTGGTTTCCCCCTGAATTATTACCCGAAGGTAAAAATTGGCTCAATCAAGGAATTTCTGGCGAAACTAGCAATGGTCTTTTGAAAAGATTGCAGATATTTGACCGCACCCAGCCAGAGGTGATTTTTGTAATGATTGGTATTAATGACCTAATTCGCGGGTTAAGCGACGAGGCAATTTTAGATAATCAGCGTCAAATTATCAATTACCTGCGAAAGACGCATCCCACAGTACAAATCGTTGTCCAATCGATTTTGCCACATGGAGCGCAAGAAGCAACCTGGAAAGGACGAGATAAACTTCTGGCTGTTGCCAATAGTCGCATTCGCAAGTTAAATCAGCAACTGCAAAGCATATCTACCAAAAGAGGTGTCAAATATCTCGATTTATATCCCCTGTTTACCAACAAGCAAGGAAATCTCCGCCGCGAATTTACTACCGATGGCTTACACCTAAGTCCTGAAGGCTATATAGTTTGGCGTTCTGCATTGCAGATTTATGGCGAGATCGAATTAAAACCCCAGCAAGAAAAAGAGGGGAAAAGGTTAAAGGGTAAAGGATAAAGGCATTAAATCTTTTTCCCTTTACCCTCTCTGATAATATCTTTGAATACAACTATTGTATAAATCGCGTCTGGGCGCGAGAAAATAAGAAATAGTGGTTTAAATAGGCAAATCTAATGGATACAAAAGCTTTTAAGCGCAGTCTGCAACATTCCGAAAATTACAATCGCAAGGGGTTTGGTCATCAAGCAGAAGTTGCCACCCAATTGCAGTCTGAGTATCAGAGTAACTTGATTCAAGAAATTCGCGATCGCAATTACACCCTACAACGGGGTGATGTGACAATCCGACTAGCACAAGCCTTTGGTTTTTGCTGGGGTGTAGAACGCGCTGTGGCAATGGCTTACGAAACTCGCCAGCACTTCCCTAAAGAACATATCTGGATTACTAACGAGATTATCCACAACCCTTCTGTAAATCAGCGAATGCAAGAGATGGAAGTCGAATTTATCCCCATTGAAGGAAAGAAT encodes the following:
- a CDS encoding ammonium transporter encodes the protein MTLLFLAGPLMGESIAQTPTAAVPAADTGDTAFMLISAALVLLMTPGLAFFYGGFVRSRNILNTLMMSFVLMAIVGVTWILWGYSLSFAPGLPFIGGLQWFGLNGVGFEITDYLKGSNPPEVVSYAGTIPHQAFMIYQAMFAIITPALISGAIAERMSFRAYSLFVLLWSTFIYAPLAHMVWAKGGFLGLYGGLGALDFAGGTVVHISSGVSALVAAIVLGPRKTHPDRLSPPHNVPFILLGAGLLWFGWFGFNAGSALSVASGTSGNLVTNVATTAFVATNTAAAAGALMWLILEGVLRGKPTAVGAATGAVAGLVGITPAAGFVTPLSAILIGFITAFVCFYAVSFKHKLQIDDALDTYPVHGVGGTVGAILTAIFATTQVNGAGKDGVLRGNFGELGVELAAIAIAYAIAGVGTWIILKVIDATVGLRVKEEAELQGLDINEHGEEGYNSEFGDRPT
- a CDS encoding SGNH/GDSL hydrolase family protein; its protein translation is MSTSFKTFPIWAFFSLLTNGILMLAVILLIWQQQRLAAFFGIITSPEPINLNSSPQIATPDLGRRHQLTYQEWVDILKQEAKVAADQRPPHLTILAGDSLSLWFPPELLPEGKNWLNQGISGETSNGLLKRLQIFDRTQPEVIFVMIGINDLIRGLSDEAILDNQRQIINYLRKTHPTVQIVVQSILPHGAQEATWKGRDKLLAVANSRIRKLNQQLQSISTKRGVKYLDLYPLFTNKQGNLRREFTTDGLHLSPEGYIVWRSALQIYGEIELKPQQEKEGKRLKGKG